In Desulfuromonas sp. KJ2020, a single window of DNA contains:
- the mutS gene encoding DNA mismatch repair protein MutS produces the protein MSSTTPMMRQYLEIKSQYPDAILFFRLGDFYEMFMEDAVTASRVLDITLTSRNKGAAEEVPLCGIPYHSSQPYIARLVENGYKVAVCEQVEDPRAAKGIVKREVVRVVTPGLIVDTDTLQPKENNYLLALVPDEEDRWGIGIIDITTGEFRVTQVETLESVRSELASVNPREVLLPEGAAGEELRQLLTTSLQDRMVNTLPDWALAGDRAQKLILQFFASGSLDSFGCADLPGAIRAAGAILTYLEETQKGALDHVRALTTYHTRDYMVLDDATRRNLELTATLQGGRKGSLLGVLDRTMTAMGGRLLRQWIHHPLVDVERIRRRQQAVAELVDQSLPRNDLRGALDGVYDLERLNGKIAMGNANAKDLVALCASLGRLPVIIDGLTGLESPFLSDLCDQIDPLDDVQEIIGRAIADDPPFVLREGGLIRDGFNESLDELRHISKEGKGWIARLEAQEKERTGISTLKVRFNKVFGYYIEVSKGQISRVPEDYQRKQTLANAERYITPALKEYEDKVLGAEDRIVELEYDIFQQVRQQVASQGRRIQQTADALATLDVLCSLADLAHDRRYVAPQIDESLELTIVEGRHPVIEAMNLNEGFVPNDVEMNGEDNQLLIITGPNMAGKSTFMRQVALITLLAQMGSLVPASSARIGVADRIFTRVGASDNLARGQSTFMVEMTETANILNHASRRSLIILDEIGRGTSTFDGVSIAWAVAEYLHDNPQVAARTLFATHYHELTDLALTRERVKNFNIAVREWNDQIIFLRKIVAGGASHSYGIQVARLAGLPVAVIQRAREVLKNLESGEFEQEGVPRLARGKQGARPKSSPDQLSLFSPGTDEIRQCLEDLDISTLTPLQALNILAELKQKVV, from the coding sequence ATGTCCAGTACTACTCCCATGATGCGCCAGTATCTGGAGATCAAATCCCAGTATCCCGATGCCATCCTCTTTTTTCGTCTGGGTGATTTTTACGAGATGTTCATGGAGGATGCCGTCACGGCTTCCCGCGTTCTGGACATCACCCTGACCTCCCGCAACAAGGGGGCAGCCGAAGAGGTGCCCCTGTGCGGCATTCCCTATCACAGCAGCCAGCCCTACATCGCGCGCCTGGTAGAAAACGGCTACAAGGTGGCGGTGTGCGAGCAGGTGGAAGATCCGCGCGCTGCCAAGGGGATTGTCAAGCGCGAGGTCGTGCGGGTGGTCACGCCAGGGTTGATTGTCGATACCGATACCCTGCAGCCGAAGGAAAACAACTACCTGCTGGCTCTGGTTCCCGATGAGGAGGACCGTTGGGGAATCGGCATCATCGATATCACGACGGGGGAGTTTCGCGTCACGCAGGTCGAAACCCTGGAAAGTGTGCGCAGTGAGCTGGCTTCCGTCAATCCGCGCGAGGTGCTTCTCCCCGAAGGCGCGGCCGGAGAAGAGCTCCGGCAGCTCTTGACCACTTCTCTGCAGGATCGCATGGTCAATACCCTGCCCGATTGGGCCCTGGCCGGCGACCGGGCCCAAAAACTCATCCTGCAGTTCTTTGCCAGCGGCTCCCTCGATTCCTTTGGCTGTGCCGATCTGCCCGGTGCCATCAGGGCGGCCGGCGCCATTCTCACCTACCTGGAGGAGACCCAGAAGGGGGCCCTTGATCATGTCCGGGCCCTCACTACCTATCATACCCGCGATTATATGGTTCTTGACGACGCCACCCGGCGCAACCTTGAGCTGACCGCCACCTTGCAGGGCGGCAGGAAGGGCTCCCTCCTTGGTGTGCTCGACCGCACCATGACGGCCATGGGCGGCCGGCTGCTGCGGCAGTGGATTCATCATCCCCTGGTGGATGTGGAGCGGATTCGCCGGCGCCAGCAGGCAGTAGCTGAACTCGTCGACCAAAGTCTGCCGCGTAACGATTTACGGGGCGCGCTCGATGGTGTTTATGACCTGGAGCGCCTGAACGGCAAGATCGCCATGGGCAATGCCAACGCCAAGGACCTGGTGGCCCTGTGTGCTTCTCTTGGCCGTCTTCCCGTCATCATCGACGGCCTCACAGGGTTGGAAAGTCCTTTTCTAAGCGACCTTTGTGACCAAATCGACCCTCTGGACGACGTTCAGGAGATCATCGGACGCGCCATCGCCGACGATCCTCCCTTCGTCCTGCGCGAAGGCGGCCTGATTCGGGATGGATTCAACGAATCCCTGGATGAGCTGCGCCATATCAGCAAGGAAGGCAAGGGCTGGATCGCGCGGCTGGAGGCCCAGGAGAAGGAGCGCACGGGCATCTCCACCCTCAAGGTACGGTTCAATAAAGTCTTCGGCTACTATATCGAGGTTTCCAAAGGCCAGATCAGCCGGGTGCCGGAGGACTACCAGCGCAAGCAGACCCTGGCCAACGCCGAGCGCTATATCACGCCGGCCCTGAAAGAATATGAGGACAAAGTCCTCGGCGCCGAGGACAGGATCGTCGAGCTGGAATACGATATCTTCCAGCAGGTGCGCCAGCAGGTCGCTTCGCAGGGAAGGCGCATCCAGCAGACGGCGGATGCTCTGGCGACCCTGGATGTTCTCTGTTCTCTGGCGGACCTGGCTCATGACCGTCGTTACGTCGCGCCCCAGATCGACGAGAGTCTGGAGCTGACCATCGTCGAAGGGCGTCATCCCGTCATAGAGGCCATGAACCTCAATGAGGGCTTCGTTCCCAACGATGTGGAGATGAATGGCGAGGACAATCAGCTGCTCATCATCACCGGCCCCAACATGGCGGGCAAATCCACCTTCATGCGCCAAGTCGCCCTCATTACCCTGCTGGCCCAGATGGGCAGCCTGGTGCCGGCCAGTTCGGCCCGCATCGGCGTGGCCGACCGCATCTTTACGCGGGTCGGCGCCAGCGACAACCTGGCGCGAGGGCAATCGACCTTCATGGTCGAAATGACGGAGACAGCCAATATCCTCAACCATGCCAGCCGCCGCAGCCTGATTATCCTCGATGAAATCGGCCGGGGGACCTCCACCTTCGATGGCGTCAGCATCGCCTGGGCCGTGGCTGAATACCTGCACGACAACCCGCAGGTGGCAGCCCGCACGCTTTTCGCCACCCACTATCATGAATTGACTGATCTGGCCCTGACCCGGGAGCGCGTCAAAAACTTCAACATCGCCGTGCGGGAGTGGAATGACCAGATCATCTTTTTGCGCAAAATCGTCGCTGGCGGCGCCAGCCACTCCTACGGAATTCAGGTCGCCCGGCTCGCCGGCCTGCCGGTCGCTGTGATCCAGCGTGCCCGAGAAGTCCTTAAAAATCTCGAGTCGGGGGAGTTCGAGCAGGAGGGTGTCCCTCGCCTGGCCCGGGGGAAGCAGGGCGCGCGCCCCAAGAGCAGCCCTGACCAGTTGTCGCTCTTTAGCCCGGGCACGGACGAAATCCGCCAGTGCCTGGAGGATCTCGATATCTCTACGTTGACGCCCTTGCAAGCTCTGAATATTCTGGCCGAGTTGAAACAGAAGGTGGTGTGA
- a CDS encoding N-acetylmuramoyl-L-alanine amidase: MFLVRGILIACFCLLAVQPVLGQDAESDYRQAKASYQKLLDSRQKQLYRENWLRVRNQFVAVKEKYPRHPRAADSLYMAGKTSEGLYRVSLVAADAREAVAFYDDLATLYPESNLADDGLYLSGTILEKNLAEGAQAYLRFARLIERYPQGDMVAKARPRVRELARYATSSPPPALKPATSETGPRQLTGIRFWSNPDTTRIVLDLEGSANYVVNQLHGDPHKQTAPRIYVDILGASPSLTLSDTMDVNDGLLRQIRTGVPAQGTVRVVLDLNSLKDYKVFSLEDPFRIVIDVEADRQTEITASKPVVSALPPSAQDGIAGILERAPEEKPLQVHIPQASSGHVMRRIVIDPGHGGKDPGAIGPSGVFEKDVVLKLAKALKTRLEKDLGVEVLLTRDRDIFIPLEERTAFANKVGADLFISLHANASPSRQAYGIETYYLNFSKNDKAAALAARENGTSLKEVGDLELILFDLMANAKINESSRLAAEIQNSLVNVLSKNYSKVKDLGVRQGPFYVLLGATMPSVLVETAFISNKMEESRLLSDKYRDRTVAAISQGVRNYTRSLKMMASN; this comes from the coding sequence ATGTTTCTTGTTCGAGGAATTCTTATCGCCTGTTTCTGTCTGTTGGCTGTCCAGCCCGTTTTGGGGCAGGATGCCGAAAGTGACTACCGCCAGGCCAAAGCCAGCTATCAGAAGCTGCTCGATTCCCGCCAGAAACAGCTCTATCGTGAAAACTGGCTGCGGGTTCGCAATCAGTTCGTGGCGGTCAAAGAGAAGTATCCGCGCCATCCCCGCGCCGCCGACAGCCTCTACATGGCCGGCAAGACATCAGAAGGCCTCTACCGTGTATCCCTGGTGGCCGCCGATGCCAGAGAGGCCGTTGCCTTTTACGATGATCTGGCGACCCTTTACCCGGAAAGCAACCTCGCCGACGATGGCCTGTATCTGTCCGGCACGATTCTCGAAAAAAATCTGGCGGAAGGCGCTCAAGCCTACCTTCGTTTTGCCCGACTCATCGAGCGCTATCCCCAGGGGGATATGGTGGCCAAGGCCCGCCCCAGAGTCCGGGAGCTGGCCCGCTATGCCACCAGTTCGCCGCCGCCCGCATTAAAACCGGCGACGTCCGAAACGGGGCCCCGCCAGCTGACAGGCATCCGCTTCTGGTCCAATCCCGACACGACCCGCATCGTCCTCGACCTGGAAGGATCAGCCAATTACGTGGTCAACCAGCTGCACGGCGACCCGCACAAACAGACAGCCCCTCGCATCTATGTCGATATCCTCGGTGCCAGTCCCTCACTGACCCTGAGCGACACGATGGACGTCAATGACGGCCTGTTGCGGCAGATTCGCACCGGCGTCCCTGCCCAGGGTACGGTTCGCGTCGTTCTCGATCTTAACAGTCTGAAGGATTACAAGGTTTTCTCCCTGGAAGATCCCTTCCGGATCGTGATCGATGTCGAGGCCGACCGTCAGACGGAAATCACGGCCAGTAAGCCGGTGGTCTCCGCCCTGCCGCCTTCCGCGCAGGACGGCATCGCCGGTATTCTGGAGCGAGCACCCGAGGAAAAACCCCTGCAGGTTCACATTCCCCAAGCCTCTTCCGGGCATGTGATGCGGCGTATCGTGATTGACCCGGGGCATGGCGGCAAGGATCCGGGTGCCATCGGTCCCTCTGGTGTTTTTGAAAAAGATGTCGTCCTTAAACTGGCCAAAGCCTTGAAAACCCGCCTCGAAAAGGATCTCGGCGTCGAAGTGCTGCTGACCCGTGATCGCGATATCTTCATCCCCCTTGAAGAACGGACGGCTTTTGCGAACAAGGTTGGCGCCGACCTGTTCATCTCCCTGCATGCCAATGCCAGCCCGAGTCGACAGGCGTATGGGATAGAGACCTACTATCTCAACTTTTCCAAAAACGATAAGGCCGCTGCCCTGGCCGCTCGTGAAAACGGCACCTCTTTAAAGGAGGTCGGGGATCTGGAACTGATCCTTTTTGATCTGATGGCCAACGCCAAAATCAATGAATCAAGCCGCCTGGCGGCGGAGATTCAGAATTCTCTGGTGAACGTGCTCTCAAAAAATTACAGCAAGGTCAAAGACCTCGGCGTCAGGCAGGGTCCTTTTTATGTGCTGTTGGGCGCCACCATGCCTTCCGTTTTGGTGGAAACCGCCTTTATCAGCAACAAGATGGAAGAATCCCGCCTTCTCAGCGACAAATACCGGGATCGCACGGTGGCCGCCATCTCCCAGGGCGTTCGCAACTATACCCGCTCCCTTAAAATGATGGCCTCGAACTGA
- the glnD gene encoding [protein-PII] uridylyltransferase, whose product MKIDHFFTPEMLTDPSIPYEKRRSLLLEASRRYLDHHQARIRAKHDAGASGASVVGSLTSMIDTLIRNLYRSVSADVPENLFGACVLVALGGYGRGELNPRSDIDLMFFYSGKDKDFAEKISERMLYLLWDLGLDVGYSVRTDADCLQMADKDITARTALLDSRYLVGDEDLYQDYMRKVLAVVLSSNTGDFIRQKLDENARRLKKYGSSVYLLEPNIKEGEGGLRDLHAALWITRVKFKARNLRELIIKGVLTEREGEEFEAALDYLWRLRNHLHYLSSRKNEQMQFDKQEMLAQFFGYRDSRHGLAVEQFMQDYYSQATRIEHIASSLIAKATQQDDPGSRILGYLTRRVVDDGFYILRGELRLSDEALFERDPAAMMKAFLLSQRHGVPLNISVKGLIRDNLRRLNDKVRRTRAINEMFLEILRSPKGVAETLRDMHHLQFLNRFIPEFGRIYCKVQHDAYHIYTVDIHTLFAVEEVTKVWQGVYREKKPVLTQVANDIEKRELLLLAVLFHDIGKGEGKDHCNKGADMIPTIARRLGLNREDSRRLEFLVRNHLKMAHISQRRDLHDDRLILDFARSMGMSENLRMLYLLTFADIKAVGPDVWSEWKGFLLQELYEKAYMVLERGDFQLEKRSEKVRNRKRKVLALLQDDYDPKAIRDALKTMSTRYLLSYRSAEIAAHLRLSFSRQNKALALQVEHVPEQEYSQVTIATLDVPGLFSKITGVMAANNINILGAQINTRSNGIVLDILQVRSSAGTIIADEAKWRHVEEDLAAVLEGRVKVDTLVKKMQRPSFLTEKARPRIPTRVEIDNRASQEYTVIDIYTHDKVGLLYDITKTLKELGLYIGVAKISTKVDQAGDTFYVQDIFSQKILQEDKVAEIRQKLLLSLDGENPSETTPQ is encoded by the coding sequence GTGAAAATCGATCACTTCTTTACGCCTGAAATGCTGACCGACCCGTCCATTCCCTATGAAAAGAGGCGGAGCCTTCTGCTGGAGGCGTCGCGTCGGTACCTCGATCATCATCAGGCCAGAATTCGAGCCAAGCACGATGCGGGAGCTTCCGGGGCGTCGGTGGTCGGCAGTCTGACTTCCATGATCGACACCCTCATCCGCAATCTTTATCGCAGTGTTTCAGCGGATGTGCCCGAGAACCTCTTCGGGGCCTGCGTCCTGGTAGCCCTGGGCGGCTATGGCCGGGGTGAACTCAACCCGCGCTCGGATATCGACCTGATGTTCTTTTACAGCGGCAAGGACAAGGATTTTGCCGAAAAGATTTCTGAAAGAATGCTCTATCTGCTCTGGGATCTCGGCCTGGACGTCGGCTACAGCGTGCGGACCGACGCCGACTGCCTGCAGATGGCCGACAAGGATATCACCGCTCGCACAGCCCTGCTGGACTCTCGCTACCTTGTCGGGGATGAGGATCTCTACCAGGACTATATGCGAAAGGTCCTTGCCGTCGTCCTCAGCAGCAATACGGGGGATTTTATCCGGCAGAAGCTGGACGAGAACGCCCGCCGTCTCAAAAAGTACGGATCTTCCGTCTATTTGTTGGAACCGAATATCAAGGAGGGGGAGGGGGGCCTGCGGGATCTCCACGCCGCTTTATGGATAACCCGCGTCAAATTCAAGGCCCGCAATCTGCGGGAACTCATCATCAAAGGCGTTCTGACCGAGCGGGAAGGGGAAGAATTCGAAGCCGCTCTCGACTATCTCTGGCGCCTGCGTAATCACCTGCATTACCTCTCCAGCCGTAAAAACGAACAGATGCAGTTCGACAAGCAGGAAATGCTCGCCCAGTTCTTTGGCTACCGCGACAGCCGGCACGGCCTGGCCGTCGAGCAGTTCATGCAGGACTATTATTCTCAGGCCACCCGAATTGAGCACATCGCCTCCTCCCTTATCGCCAAGGCGACGCAGCAGGATGATCCCGGTTCGCGGATTCTTGGCTATCTGACCCGGCGCGTGGTCGATGACGGCTTTTATATCCTCCGTGGCGAATTGCGGCTGAGCGACGAAGCTCTTTTCGAACGGGATCCAGCCGCCATGATGAAGGCCTTTCTGCTGTCGCAGCGGCACGGGGTTCCGCTCAACATCTCCGTCAAAGGGCTGATTCGCGACAACCTCCGGCGGCTTAACGACAAGGTGCGGCGTACTCGGGCCATCAATGAGATGTTTCTGGAGATTCTCCGCAGTCCCAAGGGGGTGGCGGAAACGCTGCGGGATATGCACCACCTGCAGTTTCTCAACCGCTTTATTCCCGAGTTCGGTCGCATCTACTGCAAGGTTCAGCACGATGCCTACCACATCTATACCGTCGATATTCATACGCTCTTTGCCGTTGAAGAGGTGACCAAAGTCTGGCAGGGGGTGTACCGCGAGAAGAAGCCGGTTCTCACCCAGGTGGCCAACGACATCGAAAAACGCGAGCTATTGCTTTTGGCCGTGCTCTTTCACGATATCGGCAAAGGGGAGGGTAAGGATCATTGCAACAAGGGCGCCGATATGATTCCCACCATTGCCCGGCGCCTTGGGCTGAACCGTGAGGACAGCCGCCGTCTTGAATTTCTGGTGCGCAATCACTTGAAGATGGCCCATATCTCGCAGCGGCGCGACCTGCATGACGACCGTCTCATCCTCGATTTTGCCCGCAGTATGGGAATGAGTGAAAACCTGCGCATGCTCTACCTGTTGACCTTTGCCGATATCAAGGCGGTCGGACCGGATGTCTGGTCCGAATGGAAAGGGTTTCTGCTGCAGGAATTGTACGAAAAAGCCTATATGGTTCTGGAAAGGGGCGATTTTCAGTTGGAAAAACGCTCGGAAAAGGTGCGCAACCGCAAGCGCAAAGTGCTCGCCCTGCTCCAGGACGATTACGATCCCAAGGCTATAAGGGATGCGCTGAAAACCATGAGCACCCGCTATCTGCTGTCTTACCGCTCCGCGGAGATCGCGGCGCATCTGCGTCTCTCCTTCAGCCGTCAAAATAAGGCGCTGGCCTTGCAGGTGGAGCACGTTCCCGAGCAGGAATACAGCCAGGTGACCATCGCCACCCTCGACGTTCCCGGCCTTTTTTCCAAGATTACCGGGGTTATGGCCGCCAATAACATCAACATCCTCGGCGCCCAGATCAACACGCGCAGCAACGGCATCGTCCTCGACATTCTGCAGGTGCGGAGTTCGGCCGGCACCATCATCGCCGATGAAGCCAAGTGGCGGCATGTCGAGGAGGACCTGGCCGCGGTGCTCGAAGGGCGAGTCAAGGTCGATACCCTGGTGAAAAAGATGCAGCGCCCCAGCTTCCTGACGGAAAAAGCCCGTCCCCGTATTCCGACCCGGGTGGAAATCGACAACCGGGCGTCACAGGAGTACACGGTCATCGACATCTATACCCACGACAAGGTCGGTCTGCTTTATGACATTACCAAGACGCTGAAAGAACTGGGGTTGTACATCGGCGTCGCCAAGATCTCCACCAAGGTCGATCAGGCGGGAGACACCTTTTACGTGCAGGATATCTTCAGTCAGAAAATTTTGCAGGAAGACAAAGTGGCCGAAATACGTCAGAAACTTCTCCTGAGCCTGGACGGCGAGAATCCGTCAGAAACGACGCCGCAATGA